A region from the Dysidea avara chromosome 15, odDysAvar1.4, whole genome shotgun sequence genome encodes:
- the LOC136245971 gene encoding uncharacterized protein translates to MPLKADLSTEWHIIAANITDATMFLFPRKYTASTPPSENAVTNLHVFADASLKAYGAVAYLQQDQQPASLVISKSRAAPLKQITLPKLELMAAVLAARLSDFVRTSLNIDCTLYLWSDSQIVLHWIASQKKLKPFVDHRVREIRLVSSCWQYCPSADNPADLLTRGISAQQLASATIWQQSPSWLRLHDQWPTWDPSSEALLTQLQEELDDQPIDQVSAHSAHITPTGISQVMDIAKYSSLQRLLAVTAYVLCFTQHPNNTVGHLTPSELTMAKLKWVQAIQHEVFSEEITNLQSRSRNRLPLVRQLRLFLDDHELLRCGGRIHNAPLSELAKFPYLLPSKHHFTNLVILHTHVAQHHSGVNATLTMVRLQYWIPSGRQRIRSLLRTCVICRKKAGRPYPIPDPPPLVKCRVNAVHPFEVTGVDFTGALYVRSSDGERKVYVCLFTCAEISSKIDAVRQCYHLFGRRRGTAEFTVIYSINREPCQERRFIPKRAPWFGGFWERLIGLTKSALKKVLGRTHATLESLQILVTEVEAVLNNRPITYSSPDVDDPSPITPAHLLYGRTITTLPYHDVTADEIDDLTYGSESEVRRRAKAQTVVLSHFWSRWSKEYLTVLREFHHMTGNNVQTARVGDVVQIHDDTPRVQWRLGIIEQLNKGADGFVRSVQLRTSTGTTNRPIAKLYPLEITASETPSLNSDNDTSRETSIGCSETARPIRQSAKRGLIGVVSVAYITVLQPLHLTWLNG, encoded by the exons ATGCCACTGAAAGCAGACCTATCCACCGAATGGCATATTATTGCTGCCAACATCACAGATGCCACAATGTTCCTGTTTCCTCGCAAGTACACTGCCTCAACTCCACCTTCTGAGAATGCTGTTACTAACTTGCATGTCTTTGCAGATGCAAGCCTCAAGGCTTACGGAGCAGTTGCTTACTTGCAACAGGATCAGCAACCAGCTTCACTTGTAATATCCAAGTCGAGAGCAGCTCCACTTAAGCAGATAACATTACCGAAGTTGGAGTTGATGGCAGCAGTGCTTGCAGCGAGACTAAGTGATTTTGTTAGGACATCTCTGAATATTGACTGCACACTGTACCTGTGGTCAGATAGTCAAATAGTATTGCACTGGATTGCTAGTCAGAAGAAGCTTAAGCCATTTGTTGACCATAGAGTACGTGAAATACGATTGGTATCTTCTTGCTGGCAATATTGTCCATCGGCAGATAACCCTGCTGACCTCTTGACAAGAGGAATCAGTGCACAGCAGTTGGCTTCAGCAACTATCTGGCAACAAAGCCCATCATGGTTGCGGTTACACGACCAGTGGCCAACATGGGATCCATCTTCAGAAGCACTGCTCACTCAACTGCAAGAGGAATTAGATGACCAGCCAATTGATCAAGTCTCTGCTCATAGCGCTCATATCACACCAACAGGCATTTCGCAGGTCATGGACATTGCCAAGTACAGTAGTCTACAGAGGCTACTCGCAGTCACTGCATATGTACTTTGCTTCACACAGCATCCAAACAACACTGTAGGACACCTTACACCATCTGAGTTGACAATGGCTAAGTTGAAGTGGGTGCAAGCAATTCAACATGAAGTGTTTTCAGAGGAGATAACTAATCTTCAGTCACGATCACGTAATCGTCTTCCATTGGTGCGACAGCTAAGACTGTTCCTAGATGACCATGAATTGCTTAGATGTGGTGGGCGTATTCACAATGCCCCACTCTCAGAACTTGCCAAGTTCCCGTATTTGTTGCCATCTAAGCACCACTTCACAAACCTTGTCATACTCCACACACATGTTGCACAACACCACAGTGGTGTTAATGCCACCCTGACAATGGTACGCCTGCAGTACTGGATACCGTCAGGTAGACAGCGTATCAGGTCATTGCTTCGCACATGTGTCATCTGTAGGAAGAAAGCAGGTAGACCGTACCCAATACCAGACCCTCCACCACTTGTCAAGTGCAGGGTTAATGCAGTCCACCCATTTGAGGTAACTGGAGTGGACTTCACAGGTGCCCTCTATGTCCGAAGCAGTGATGGTGAACGGAAGGTCTATGTGTGTCTGTTCACCTGCGCT GAGATCTCTTCCAAGATTGATGCTGTCAGACAATGCTACCACCTATTTGGCCGCCGCCGAGGAACTGCAGAGTTTACTGTCATCTACAGCATTAACAGAGAACCTTGCCAGGAGAGGCGCTTCATTCCCAAACGAGCGCCTTGGTTCGGCGGCTTTTGGGAAAGGCTGATAGGATTGACGAAGTCAGCCCTGAAGAAGGTGCTAGGCCGTACCCATGCCACCCTTGAGAGTCTCCAGATCTTAGTGACAGAAGTCGAAGCAGTTCTGAACAATCGCCCCATTACCTACAGCTCACCTGATGTGGATGACCCCAGTCCAATTACTCCTGCCCATTTGCTGTATGGCAGAACAATTACCACCCTACCTTACCATGATGTAACAGCAGATGAGATTGATGACCTGACATATGGCAGTGAATCAGAAGTACGAAGAAGAGCCAAAGCCCAGACAGTAGTGTTAAGTCACTTCTGGAGTCGATGGAGTAAGGAATATCTCACTGTCTTACGTGAATTCCACCATATGACAGGCAACAATGTACAGACAGCAAGAGTAGGTGATGTGGTACAGATCCACGATGACACTCCGAGAGTTCAATGGCGACTAGGGATCATAGAACAGCTGAACAAGGGTGCTGATGGATTTGTTCGCAGCGTGCAGTTGAGGACTTCTACTGGAACGACAAATCGTCCGATAGCAAAACTGTACCCACTAGAGATTACAGCCTCAGAGACACCATCACTAAACAGTGACAATGACACTAGCCGAGAGACCAGCATTGGATGCAGTGAAACTGCTAGACCAATTCGTCAATCGGCAAAGAGAGGAC TGATTGGAGTAGTCAGTGTGGCTTATATCACCGTCCTTCAACCACTACACCTCACA TGGCttaatggatga